In bacterium, one genomic interval encodes:
- a CDS encoding bifunctional UDP-3-O-[3-hydroxymyristoyl] N-acetylglucosamine deacetylase/3-hydroxyacyl-ACP dehydratase gives MFEKQRTVKTPISLSGIGLHTGNQCTMTFRPAPPNHGIVFVRMDLPGNPSVIADIDHVVDISRGTTLQHGEARVHTVEHVLAAFAGLQIDNMIVELDNNEPPIGDGSAKPYVDKLLEAGIENQDADKYYLEIDAPMSYSESDRGVDLVVAPSDDLRITFLIDYRNPVLGTQYTTLQNLEQEFVEEFAPARTFCFLSEVEQLKAHGLIKGGGLDNAMVIYDSDLGQVEVDRIQKALNLQEKAFVGKTGIINDVPLRFYNEPVRHKTLDLLGDLFLIGVPFKGHVLAARSGHKANVALARKMRELYKKKQIASRYPSNGVFFDIQSILKIMPHRYPFLLIDRVLDLEPDKRVVALKNVTINEPFFQGHFPAHPIMPGVLILEAMAQAGGILLLNAIEHPETKLVYFMSIDNAKFRRPVTPGDQLRFELDMLTFRRNTCKMSGHAFVGETLVAEADFMAMVIDR, from the coding sequence ATGTTTGAAAAGCAACGCACCGTTAAGACGCCAATTTCATTGTCTGGTATAGGCTTACATACCGGTAATCAATGCACCATGACTTTCCGTCCGGCCCCGCCGAACCACGGAATCGTCTTTGTTCGCATGGATCTCCCCGGAAATCCCTCGGTTATCGCCGATATTGATCACGTTGTTGATATCTCCCGTGGCACTACCTTGCAGCATGGCGAAGCGCGTGTCCATACGGTCGAGCATGTTCTGGCCGCATTCGCCGGGCTTCAGATCGATAACATGATCGTCGAACTGGATAACAATGAACCGCCGATCGGCGATGGTTCCGCCAAGCCCTATGTTGACAAACTGCTCGAGGCCGGCATTGAGAACCAGGATGCCGACAAATATTACCTCGAGATTGACGCGCCGATGTCTTACAGCGAGTCCGACCGTGGTGTTGATCTGGTCGTAGCTCCGTCGGATGACCTGCGCATTACATTCTTGATTGATTACCGTAATCCCGTACTCGGGACTCAGTACACCACTCTGCAGAATCTGGAGCAGGAGTTTGTTGAGGAGTTCGCGCCGGCCCGTACTTTCTGTTTCCTCTCCGAGGTAGAACAGCTCAAAGCCCACGGCCTGATCAAAGGTGGCGGACTCGACAACGCCATGGTGATCTATGACTCCGATCTGGGGCAGGTTGAGGTCGACCGCATCCAGAAGGCGCTGAATCTGCAGGAAAAAGCGTTTGTCGGCAAGACCGGGATCATCAACGATGTCCCGCTCCGCTTCTACAACGAACCGGTCCGTCACAAAACTCTCGACCTTTTGGGCGACCTCTTTCTGATCGGCGTGCCTTTCAAAGGACATGTTCTGGCCGCACGGTCTGGACATAAGGCGAATGTCGCACTCGCTCGAAAAATGCGTGAGTTGTACAAAAAGAAACAGATCGCCTCACGCTACCCTAGCAATGGCGTCTTTTTTGATATCCAGTCGATCCTCAAGATCATGCCGCATCGCTATCCGTTCCTCCTGATCGACCGCGTGCTCGATCTCGAACCGGACAAGCGTGTGGTGGCGCTCAAGAATGTGACGATCAATGAGCCGTTTTTCCAGGGACATTTCCCGGCTCACCCGATCATGCCCGGTGTGCTGATCCTCGAGGCGATGGCGCAGGCAGGGGGGATCCTCCTGCTCAACGCGATCGAACATCCCGAAACGAAACTAGTTTATTTTATGTCCATAGATAACGCTAAATTCCGCCGGCCGGTAACTCCGGGCGACCAGCTCCGTTTCGAACTTGACATGCTGACGTTCCGTCGCAACACCTGCAAAATGAGCGGGCATGCCTTTGTTGGAGAAACCCTGGTGGCCGAGGCCGACTTCATGGCAATGGTGATTGACCGATGA
- the lpxA gene encoding acyl-ACP--UDP-N-acetylglucosamine O-acyltransferase: MTQVHSSAIVSPKAQLADNVTVGPYAVIEENVTIESGAVIGSSVLLASGAVIGKNVKISHGAVIGTNPQDLKFGGEVTKAIIGENTVVREYATINRGTKYHMQTVVGKNCFIMAYAHIAHDCIVGDNVIMANSVNLAGHVEIDDYAILGGVLPVHQFVKIGAHCMVGGGFRVPQDICPYALVGGYPIKVVGINSVGLRRRGFAPETIKRLEHTFKILFFSGLNTTQAIERIKGEVESCPEVENVLTFLTRSNRGIVK; this comes from the coding sequence ATGACCCAAGTACACAGCTCTGCAATCGTTTCCCCCAAAGCGCAACTCGCCGACAATGTGACCGTTGGCCCGTATGCCGTGATCGAAGAAAACGTCACGATCGAATCCGGCGCGGTGATCGGTTCATCCGTCCTGCTGGCCTCCGGTGCCGTGATCGGCAAAAATGTCAAGATCTCCCATGGTGCGGTGATCGGGACAAATCCGCAGGATCTGAAATTCGGTGGCGAGGTCACCAAGGCGATCATCGGCGAAAATACCGTCGTCCGCGAATACGCGACCATCAATCGTGGCACCAAGTACCACATGCAGACGGTTGTCGGCAAAAATTGCTTTATCATGGCCTATGCGCACATTGCGCATGACTGTATTGTCGGCGACAATGTCATTATGGCTAATTCCGTCAACCTGGCCGGCCATGTTGAGATCGATGATTATGCTATTTTGGGCGGCGTGCTCCCGGTTCATCAGTTTGTTAAGATCGGTGCCCACTGCATGGTAGGCGGCGGCTTCCGTGTTCCGCAGGACATCTGCCCCTACGCGCTGGTCGGTGGTTATCCGATCAAGGTTGTCGGAATCAATTCAGTCGGACTTCGTCGACGCGGTTTTGCCCCGGAGACCATTAAGCGTCTCGAGCATACCTTCAAAATCCTCTTCTTTTCCGGCCTTAACACGACTCAGGCGATCGAACGGATCAAAGGTGAGGTCGAGAGCTGTCCCGAAGTGGAGAATGTGCTGACATTCCTGACGCGATCGAATCGCGGCATTGTGAAATAG
- a CDS encoding DUF1648 domain-containing protein produces the protein MTTPKLFWLFSLAVLLIQGVLAYPQLPDQMVTHMSLEGEPDGFGSKSGFYLSFGLAVLLINIMPPLLSILLKKLPESLINLPNKEYWFADATRKAKSHRPDGWYVGRDNGDGERDVHSSFPADGRPVHWECPFYSYVAYLVHHSNSDPLSSGPSL, from the coding sequence ATGACGACTCCAAAACTCTTCTGGCTTTTCTCCCTGGCGGTCCTCCTGATCCAGGGTGTTCTCGCGTATCCCCAGCTCCCGGACCAAATGGTCACGCACATGAGTCTGGAGGGGGAACCCGATGGTTTCGGCTCAAAAAGCGGATTCTATCTCTCCTTTGGCCTGGCCGTCCTGCTGATTAATATCATGCCACCGCTCTTGTCGATCCTCCTGAAAAAACTTCCTGAATCATTGATCAACCTGCCGAACAAGGAATATTGGTTTGCCGATGCGACTCGCAAAGCGAAGAGCCACCGACCTGATGGTTGGTATGTTGGCCGCGACAATGGGGATGGTGAACGTGATGTTCATTCTAGTTTTCCAGCAGATGGCAGACCTGTCCATTGGGAATGCCCCTTCTATTCCTACGTGGCTTATCTGGTGCATCATTCCAATTCTGATCCTCTTTCCTCCGGTCCATCTCTTTAG
- a CDS encoding Gfo/Idh/MocA family oxidoreductase: MRKIKTAVVGVGALGKHHLRWIAQLANAELVGVYDTDRERAASYAKEYSITAFDTLEQLAGSAEAVSIAVTTSAHFEVASQLIKRGVHCLIEKPVTSTHQQALDLIEMGKRHGVKVAVGQIERFNPAVQALAAYDIRPSFIEAHRLAAFDPRGTDVAVVLDLMIHDIDLVLHFVKSPLVDIQASAVAVVSEHPDIANARLTFENGTVANLTASRISLRPMRKFRIFQPSGYFSLDLAVKQADVYRLATGADDHGMRVPLGKSGKDILYVKKADSGKDMLGAELESFIDAVINDSSVAVSLEEATEALRVALEVERIGMKTISHLVAQSN, translated from the coding sequence ATGAGAAAGATAAAAACCGCCGTAGTTGGCGTCGGCGCCCTCGGCAAACATCACCTTCGCTGGATAGCCCAACTCGCCAATGCCGAACTGGTCGGCGTTTATGATACCGATCGAGAACGTGCCGCATCATACGCCAAAGAGTACAGTATCACTGCATTTGACACTTTGGAGCAATTGGCCGGTAGCGCCGAGGCTGTCTCCATTGCCGTGACAACCTCAGCCCACTTCGAGGTTGCCTCCCAACTGATCAAGCGTGGCGTCCACTGCCTGATCGAGAAGCCGGTGACATCGACTCACCAGCAGGCGCTCGACTTGATTGAAATGGGGAAAAGGCACGGAGTAAAGGTGGCTGTCGGGCAGATCGAAAGATTTAACCCCGCTGTCCAGGCTTTAGCCGCATATGACATTCGTCCCTCATTTATCGAGGCGCACCGTCTAGCCGCCTTTGATCCACGCGGCACCGATGTTGCCGTTGTGCTCGATCTGATGATCCACGACATCGACCTCGTATTGCATTTCGTCAAGTCACCGCTGGTTGATATCCAGGCCTCTGCGGTCGCAGTTGTCTCCGAGCATCCGGATATCGCCAACGCGCGTCTGACTTTTGAGAACGGAACGGTCGCCAATTTAACTGCTTCACGAATTTCTCTCAGACCGATGCGTAAATTCCGCATCTTCCAGCCCTCGGGCTATTTTTCGCTCGATCTGGCGGTCAAGCAGGCCGATGTATATCGTCTTGCGACGGGAGCCGATGACCACGGCATGCGTGTACCGCTCGGCAAGTCCGGCAAGGATATCCTCTATGTCAAGAAAGCCGACAGCGGCAAGGACATGCTGGGCGCCGAATTGGAATCATTCATAGATGCCGTCATCAATGACAGTTCGGTCGCGGTGTCGCTCGAAGAAGCTACCGAGGCGCTGCGCGTCGCTCTTGAAGTTGAACGGATCGGCATGAAAACGATCTCGCATCTGGTGGCACAGTCAAACTAA
- the lpxB gene encoding lipid-A-disaccharide synthase gives MDSSSLFISAGDPSGDNAAARLVASLKKVRPDLTLFGLGGPKLKAHGQELLAEPSDLAVIGFWEVVKRYRFFRELMLRTVREIETRRPKCILLVDYPGFNLRLAKRVKKLGIPIIYYISPQVWAWGKKRIPEIRELVDQMIVILPFEQPFYEQHGIKAEFVGHYLLEDIPADYLASSIPNKKQIALLPGSRPQEVERMLLPMLEAAAMFNAKHGTTATVAAIENGYDYASTVASFQEQGIKVVFNDARRIVYEADLVVTASGTATLETGLIGRPMIIVYKTGLITYEIARRLIKIQSIGLVNLVLGKKVVPELIQHEATPDRIFSEMERLWTDRGEYETIHRNLLTLPSLLHGHGASDRAAKLVANYL, from the coding sequence ATGGACAGTTCTTCATTATTCATCTCGGCGGGAGACCCCTCGGGAGATAATGCGGCCGCTCGACTAGTCGCCTCGCTCAAGAAGGTGCGACCAGATTTGACGCTTTTCGGATTAGGCGGTCCGAAACTGAAAGCACACGGTCAGGAACTGCTTGCCGAACCTTCGGATCTGGCCGTCATCGGTTTCTGGGAGGTCGTCAAACGTTATCGTTTCTTTCGCGAGTTGATGCTGCGCACGGTGCGGGAGATCGAAACGCGGCGACCCAAATGCATTCTTCTCGTCGATTACCCCGGCTTTAATCTTCGCCTGGCCAAACGAGTCAAGAAACTCGGTATCCCGATCATCTATTACATCTCGCCGCAGGTCTGGGCATGGGGGAAAAAGCGGATCCCGGAAATTCGCGAACTGGTCGACCAAATGATCGTTATTCTCCCTTTCGAACAGCCATTCTATGAACAACATGGCATAAAAGCTGAATTTGTCGGTCACTACTTGCTCGAAGATATCCCTGCCGATTACCTCGCCTCGAGCATTCCGAACAAAAAACAGATCGCACTGCTCCCGGGATCGCGCCCGCAGGAAGTCGAGCGGATGCTCCTACCTATGCTAGAGGCCGCAGCGATGTTTAACGCTAAACATGGGACCACAGCCACTGTGGCCGCGATCGAGAATGGTTATGACTATGCATCAACGGTCGCTTCCTTTCAAGAACAGGGAATAAAGGTCGTGTTCAACGATGCCCGTCGCATCGTCTATGAGGCAGATCTGGTGGTGACCGCGTCCGGCACTGCAACACTCGAAACCGGCCTGATCGGGCGACCAATGATCATTGTCTACAAGACCGGTCTGATCACCTATGAGATCGCAAGACGACTTATTAAAATCCAATCGATCGGTCTAGTCAACCTGGTGCTCGGCAAAAAAGTTGTCCCGGAGTTGATTCAGCATGAGGCCACACCTGACCGCATTTTCTCTGAAATGGAACGACTCTGGACCGATCGCGGAGAATACGAAACGATACACCGAAATCTGCTGACTCTCCCATCGCTGCTGCATGGACATGGTGCCAGCGACCGTGCCGCGAAACTGGTGGCGAACTACCTATGA